In one window of Poriferisphaera corsica DNA:
- a CDS encoding UvrB/UvrC motif-containing protein — translation MDSYCVGSWSGRLTIQCGDGGAEKGTALVKRKCDKCDKAATHHSVEIINGEKIEKHLCDQHAAEEGISIKTVQAPINELLSNFVKLQGGQPEEVDQGDESVTGPTADASEMEVKAGFACPECGLTFAQFREKSLLGCPECYKAFERQLCSLLERAHEGGVHHIGKVPVRAGADENRQSQLMRMRKRLDEAVNSEDYELAARLRDDIRTFEESAE, via the coding sequence GTGGATAGTTATTGTGTAGGATCATGGTCGGGAAGATTGACGATTCAATGTGGGGACGGCGGGGCTGAGAAGGGTACTGCTTTAGTGAAACGAAAATGCGACAAATGTGACAAGGCGGCAACGCATCACTCGGTTGAAATTATCAACGGTGAGAAGATTGAGAAGCATCTGTGTGATCAGCATGCGGCTGAGGAAGGGATCTCGATCAAGACCGTACAGGCACCGATCAATGAGCTGCTGAGTAATTTTGTGAAGCTGCAGGGTGGGCAACCTGAAGAGGTTGATCAGGGCGATGAATCGGTGACGGGGCCAACGGCGGACGCGAGCGAGATGGAGGTGAAGGCTGGGTTTGCATGTCCTGAATGCGGACTGACGTTTGCACAATTTCGTGAGAAAAGTTTACTGGGATGTCCGGAGTGCTATAAGGCATTTGAGCGGCAGTTGTGTAGTTTGCTTGAGCGGGCACATGAGGGCGGCGTTCATCACATTGGCAAAGTGCCGGTCAGAGCGGGGGCAGATGAGAACAGACAATCGCAGTTGATGCGGATGCGTAAGCGATTGGATGAGGCGGTGAACAGCGAAGACTATGAGTTGGCGGCGAGATTGCGGGACGACATCCGCACGTTTGAGGAGAGTGCGGAATGA
- a CDS encoding DUF7088 domain-containing protein, with amino-acid sequence MSNQDKTISTLSHRARRTRYTLILAVSIIAALTIIILINLIVDRGFRSLSEQASPATRYLRYDFTATRQYSLSPQTLKVLKSLDNDYRLITVINATTPQEQRVPELVNEYKLYTNKITVEQINPTSDVKAIADFYDQLEGRYTKHLGPITQTVADGQALVSSVVDQLNPVVEQLKELAQSPEVKPNRTLSQLFASIVLNFSQQLKATEDINGTITTNLSTPLPAYQSAKSAIVNRLLEFDSVILAETISAFDKLSRSRSTPPATADAMLKINKSLNIVRDEIRRDVTKLQKVQSYLPYEEVRAAIQAKGFVAILADDEARIIPVSKMYRELPAEYTAAAGEPELGFIGEEQLTGSLISMSFNPPPLVIFVQSDGQDAFGEKGMYNQVGARLRTSNIQLAQWNPIPANSMDTLPKIENAQHTVWVVPAFPALDVTNPQHATIQAARDRTAQLIKERIAKGDSALVMMALDPLKEIASQNPIIAYLNKSWGIYPENDRVILSEQVQGRDTFAGTRFKITEWPTSLPITQSIKGMSAAALISSPIKLDDVEGIKQFAIMQITSPRMWTYKDFTDSTSYRTAEFDPETASSHFIIGVAAEGSPKSEAVSEIENESTAITTDNAENNRIIVTSTYAWATDFITTNADPNLTSQGQNQADVFGAAFPANSDLFVNSIYWLSGNDDLIAASPRSQDLRRVGAMTENGIFYSRLFLIGGLPIFVFVLGIAVWSIRRRD; translated from the coding sequence ATGAGTAATCAAGATAAAACAATTTCAACCTTATCTCATCGTGCTCGTCGCACACGCTATACGCTCATCCTCGCGGTCAGCATCATCGCAGCTCTCACCATCATCATCCTCATTAACCTCATTGTTGATCGAGGTTTCCGTTCTCTCTCCGAACAGGCTTCACCCGCAACTCGATACCTTCGGTACGATTTTACCGCGACACGACAATACTCTCTTTCCCCTCAAACACTCAAGGTTCTCAAATCACTTGATAATGATTACCGCCTTATTACCGTCATCAACGCCACCACACCTCAAGAGCAGCGCGTCCCTGAACTCGTCAACGAGTACAAGCTGTACACAAATAAGATCACAGTAGAGCAAATTAACCCAACCTCGGACGTTAAAGCTATTGCTGACTTCTATGATCAGCTCGAAGGCCGTTACACCAAACACTTAGGCCCAATTACACAAACAGTCGCTGACGGCCAAGCACTCGTTTCATCCGTCGTTGACCAGCTCAACCCCGTTGTCGAACAGCTTAAAGAATTAGCTCAAAGCCCTGAAGTTAAGCCCAACCGAACGCTCTCTCAATTATTTGCTTCAATCGTCCTTAACTTCAGCCAGCAACTCAAAGCCACTGAAGACATCAATGGCACGATCACGACAAATCTGTCAACTCCCTTGCCGGCTTATCAGTCCGCAAAATCTGCCATCGTCAATCGCCTTCTCGAGTTTGATAGCGTGATTCTTGCAGAGACAATTTCAGCATTCGACAAGCTTTCACGCTCACGCTCAACCCCACCAGCGACTGCTGATGCGATGCTGAAAATTAACAAATCACTCAATATCGTACGAGATGAAATACGCCGTGATGTGACAAAATTGCAAAAGGTACAATCCTACCTGCCCTATGAAGAAGTTAGAGCAGCAATCCAAGCGAAAGGCTTCGTCGCAATCCTTGCCGATGATGAGGCGCGGATCATACCGGTAAGTAAGATGTATCGTGAACTGCCAGCCGAGTATACCGCAGCTGCAGGAGAACCTGAGCTCGGCTTTATTGGCGAAGAGCAGCTTACCGGCTCACTCATCTCAATGTCCTTTAATCCACCTCCGCTTGTCATATTCGTTCAGTCTGACGGTCAGGATGCATTTGGTGAGAAAGGCATGTACAACCAAGTTGGTGCACGCCTCAGGACATCAAACATACAGTTAGCTCAATGGAATCCGATTCCCGCCAACAGTATGGACACCCTTCCCAAAATTGAAAACGCTCAGCACACCGTCTGGGTGGTGCCAGCTTTTCCGGCACTTGATGTGACCAATCCCCAACACGCCACTATCCAGGCCGCACGAGATCGTACCGCCCAATTGATCAAAGAGCGTATTGCTAAAGGCGATTCTGCATTAGTCATGATGGCTTTAGATCCGCTGAAGGAAATTGCGTCACAAAACCCAATCATTGCCTACCTCAACAAATCGTGGGGCATTTATCCTGAAAACGATCGCGTCATTCTTTCCGAACAAGTGCAGGGACGTGATACCTTTGCAGGCACTCGTTTCAAAATAACAGAATGGCCGACCTCACTTCCCATCACACAATCAATCAAAGGGATGTCCGCCGCTGCACTCATCAGTTCGCCAATCAAACTCGATGATGTCGAAGGTATCAAGCAGTTTGCAATCATGCAGATTACCTCACCACGCATGTGGACATATAAAGATTTCACCGACTCGACTTCCTACCGCACTGCAGAATTCGACCCAGAAACTGCGTCCTCTCACTTCATTATTGGCGTTGCCGCCGAAGGCTCGCCTAAATCAGAAGCGGTATCAGAAATCGAAAATGAAAGCACCGCTATCACAACTGATAACGCAGAAAATAATCGTATTATCGTGACCTCAACATATGCATGGGCGACTGATTTTATTACGACAAATGCAGACCCGAATCTGACTTCACAAGGGCAAAATCAAGCCGATGTATTTGGGGCCGCATTCCCTGCGAACTCCGATCTTTTTGTTAACAGTATCTACTGGCTCTCCGGTAACGACGATCTCATTGCAGCCTCACCACGATCACAAGATCTGCGACGTGTTGGCGCAATGACTGAAAACGGCATTTTCTACTCTCGTCTTTTCCTCATCGGCGGACTTCCCATTTTCGTTTTTGTCCTCGGTATTGCCGTCTGGTCAATCAGAAGAAGAGATTAG
- the purF gene encoding amidophosphoribosyltransferase yields the protein MCGIAGLVSKTNVNQGLYDALTVLQHRGQDAAGIVTCDEGRLYLRKGNGLVRDVFQQWHMQRLTGTMGIGHVRYPTAGSCSSAESQPFYVNSPYGITLAHNGNLTNANELREEIYREDLRHLNTTSDSEVLLNVFAHELQALGKLRPEAKDIFKAVEGVHRRCKGAYAVIAMLTGYGMVAFRDPHGIRPIVVGKRELQDGGDAYMLASESVAIDSLGYELLGDVEPGEAIFISLDGKVERKQTAEKTQKNPCIFEYVYLARPDSMIDGVSVYKARLRMGDHLAEKIKREWKDHHIDVVIPIPDSSRTSALQVAHHLGVKYREGFIKNRYIGRTFIMPGQSQRKKSVRQKLNPIELEFKGKNVLLVDDSIVRGTTCSEIIQMARDAGANKVYFSSAAPAVRHPNVYGIDMPAAQELIAYERTTADVCAEIGADDLIYQDLKDLVTSVREGNPNIKEFECSVFDGHYVTGDVDASYLSRLEIARSDQAKVQDLNGMQGESAPIDLHNGS from the coding sequence ATGTGCGGCATTGCTGGCCTTGTTAGTAAGACGAATGTTAATCAGGGCTTGTACGATGCGCTGACAGTCCTTCAGCACCGGGGACAGGATGCTGCGGGTATCGTAACGTGCGATGAGGGCCGGTTGTATCTGCGAAAAGGAAACGGGCTGGTCAGAGATGTCTTTCAGCAGTGGCACATGCAGCGGCTGACGGGAACGATGGGTATTGGCCATGTCAGGTATCCGACAGCGGGGAGTTGTAGCTCGGCAGAAAGCCAACCGTTTTATGTCAATTCACCGTATGGGATTACGCTGGCACACAATGGTAACCTGACAAATGCGAACGAGTTGCGAGAAGAAATCTATCGTGAAGATTTGCGGCATCTGAATACGACATCTGATTCAGAAGTACTGTTGAATGTATTCGCTCATGAGTTGCAGGCTTTGGGCAAGCTGCGGCCGGAAGCAAAAGATATTTTTAAAGCAGTTGAAGGCGTGCATCGACGATGTAAGGGCGCGTATGCAGTGATTGCGATGCTGACGGGGTATGGGATGGTGGCGTTTCGTGATCCACACGGGATTCGGCCGATTGTTGTTGGGAAACGTGAGTTACAGGATGGTGGCGATGCGTACATGCTTGCATCGGAGAGTGTGGCAATCGATTCATTGGGGTACGAATTATTAGGGGATGTGGAGCCGGGCGAAGCGATCTTTATTAGTTTGGATGGCAAGGTCGAGCGGAAGCAAACGGCGGAGAAGACACAAAAAAATCCGTGCATCTTTGAGTATGTTTATCTTGCGAGGCCAGACTCAATGATTGACGGGGTTTCGGTGTATAAGGCACGATTGCGGATGGGGGATCATTTAGCTGAAAAAATTAAACGCGAGTGGAAGGATCATCATATTGATGTGGTGATTCCGATCCCGGATAGTAGCCGCACATCAGCACTTCAGGTGGCACACCATTTGGGTGTTAAATACCGCGAAGGTTTTATTAAGAATCGGTACATTGGCAGAACATTTATTATGCCTGGGCAAAGCCAACGGAAGAAGTCAGTCCGGCAGAAGCTAAACCCGATTGAGCTTGAGTTCAAAGGTAAGAATGTTCTTCTGGTAGATGATTCGATTGTGCGTGGTACAACTTGTAGTGAGATTATTCAGATGGCTCGTGATGCGGGAGCAAACAAGGTGTATTTTTCATCTGCAGCGCCTGCAGTTCGACATCCCAATGTCTATGGGATTGACATGCCAGCAGCGCAAGAACTAATTGCTTACGAGCGAACAACTGCGGATGTTTGTGCAGAGATCGGCGCGGATGATCTTATCTATCAGGATCTGAAAGATCTAGTCACATCGGTTCGTGAGGGGAACCCGAATATTAAAGAATTTGAATGCTCTGTTTTTGATGGTCATTATGTGACGGGTGATGTTGACGCGTCATACCTGAGCAGGTTGGAAATAGCGAGAAGTGATCAAGCTAAGGTGCAGGATTTGAATGGCATGCAAGGAGAAAGCGCCCCCATCGACTTGCATAATGGCAGTTGA
- a CDS encoding TSCPD domain-containing protein, with protein MSRKNEISREKLPEIRDSVTHKFSIMGHEGYLTVGLFEDGRPGEIFIKMAKEGSTLSGLVQGFCRAFSIALQYGLPVEEAVLRFKGMRFEPFGTTSNPEIPEAMSIIDYVARYMELHFLEDGEGRRQRL; from the coding sequence ATGAGTCGAAAGAATGAGATTAGCCGCGAGAAGTTGCCTGAAATTCGGGACTCAGTGACGCATAAGTTCTCAATCATGGGTCACGAGGGATATCTGACGGTGGGGCTATTTGAGGATGGTCGGCCGGGGGAGATCTTTATCAAGATGGCCAAGGAGGGGTCCACTTTATCGGGACTGGTACAGGGGTTTTGTAGAGCTTTTTCGATCGCTCTTCAGTATGGATTGCCTGTCGAGGAGGCGGTATTACGGTTTAAAGGGATGCGTTTTGAGCCGTTTGGAACCACGAGCAATCCGGAAATACCAGAGGCGATGAGCATTATTGACTATGTAGCTCGATACATGGAATTGCATTTTTTGGAGGATGGAGAAGGGCGTCGACAACGGCTTTGA
- a CDS encoding ABC transporter permease, producing the protein MTKILTLAKRELEALFFSPVAYLALAIFAFITAFLFTFGIFQPGFPATMAEMYTNIVWLLIFIAPAISMRLISEEASSGTLEMLMTSPISDTQIILGKWLGALAFYVVLLSPIFLQIILLEVKADPDYGPILTGLLGMLFVGGLYLAIGIFVSAFNNSQLVSFMITVLITGLFTFGMYFLARADFLPASIKMAMFTMNVNEQFSNFSKGLIDIRNIIYFLSAIAFFLFLGIKTLETRRWS; encoded by the coding sequence ATGACCAAGATCCTGACATTAGCTAAGCGTGAGTTAGAAGCACTCTTCTTCTCCCCTGTCGCCTACCTCGCATTGGCGATCTTTGCTTTCATCACAGCCTTCCTTTTTACCTTTGGAATCTTCCAGCCAGGCTTCCCCGCCACGATGGCCGAAATGTACACCAATATCGTTTGGCTACTCATCTTTATTGCTCCCGCCATCTCAATGCGGCTCATTTCCGAAGAAGCTTCATCAGGCACACTCGAAATGCTCATGACCTCACCGATCTCTGATACTCAGATTATTTTAGGCAAATGGCTCGGTGCTTTGGCTTTCTACGTTGTACTCCTCTCGCCAATCTTCCTGCAGATTATTCTCCTTGAGGTTAAAGCCGATCCTGACTACGGCCCCATCCTCACAGGCCTTCTCGGTATGCTCTTTGTCGGCGGTCTCTATCTGGCTATCGGGATCTTCGTTTCGGCTTTCAATAACTCGCAACTCGTTTCTTTCATGATCACTGTACTGATCACCGGCCTATTTACTTTCGGTATGTACTTCCTCGCTCGCGCCGACTTCCTCCCAGCTTCAATCAAAATGGCTATGTTCACCATGAACGTTAACGAACAATTCAGCAATTTCTCCAAAGGTCTCATCGACATCCGCAACATCATCTACTTCCTCTCCGCCATCGCATTCTTTCTCTTCCTCGGCATAAAAACGCTTGAAACCAGACGCTGGAGCTAA
- a CDS encoding ABC transporter ATP-binding protein gives MIIAKNLVKWYGPTLAVDDLSFEIPKGEIVGFLGPNGAGKSTTLRILTGYLPPTAGSASIADYDILKQPLEARTQIGYLPEGTPLYGEARVTEYLHYRGSLLGMTRKDRNQRIEEVCDRCGLSHLKRRVISRLSKGNRQRVGLAQALLSKPPILILDEPTAALDPNQISEVRKLIKELRGEHTILLSTHILPEVEKTADRVMIIAGGRLLADGKPSELRQQIAQDAAIILEAKTSATQLTSMLKPLTDITSFETLTDSDYSRLSITPTSHSNNTQLLTAIGNKLLKEQIAVRELHTEQASLETFFVKITDRLATQQSSESA, from the coding sequence ATGATCATCGCAAAGAATCTGGTTAAGTGGTATGGCCCAACTCTCGCCGTTGATGATCTCTCCTTTGAGATACCCAAAGGCGAAATCGTCGGCTTCCTCGGTCCGAACGGGGCAGGTAAATCCACAACCCTCCGCATCCTCACCGGCTATCTGCCACCTACCGCAGGCTCTGCCTCTATTGCCGATTACGATATTCTTAAGCAGCCACTCGAAGCCCGTACACAAATTGGCTACCTCCCCGAAGGCACGCCCCTCTATGGCGAAGCTCGTGTCACCGAATATCTGCACTACCGTGGTTCGCTTCTCGGCATGACCCGCAAAGATCGCAATCAACGAATCGAAGAAGTTTGTGACCGTTGTGGCTTGTCTCATCTGAAACGCCGAGTTATCTCCCGCCTTTCCAAAGGTAACCGACAACGTGTTGGGCTCGCACAAGCTCTCCTTTCAAAACCCCCGATTCTCATTCTCGATGAGCCCACTGCCGCACTCGATCCCAACCAGATTTCAGAAGTTCGTAAGCTCATCAAAGAACTTCGTGGTGAACACACCATCCTGCTTTCAACTCATATTCTCCCCGAAGTCGAGAAAACCGCTGATCGTGTCATGATCATCGCGGGCGGCCGCCTCCTCGCTGACGGCAAACCATCCGAGCTTCGTCAACAGATCGCTCAAGACGCTGCCATCATCCTTGAAGCCAAAACTTCAGCAACCCAACTCACTTCCATGCTCAAACCGCTTACGGATATAACATCCTTTGAAACACTCACCGACAGTGATTATTCACGCCTCTCCATCACACCAACCTCACATTCAAATAACACACAGCTCCTCACCGCTATCGGCAACAAACTGCTAAAAGAGCAAATCGCTGTACGCGAACTGCACACCGAGCAAGCCTCCCTTGAAACCTTCTTCGTCAAAATCACTGATCGTCTTGCCACGCAGCAATCCTCAGAATCCGCGTAA
- a CDS encoding protein arginine kinase: MNINKMTDHAGEWLRGSGPHHDIVISSRIRLARNIAGFPFVNRANVRQQHEVLALCHEHIVEQKLDDDVLWIDLRDSPQLDRELLVERHLISKQHAGSNNELPRAVAVGVDETFAIMINEEDHLRMQVLRSGLQLTEAFSHINHLDDVLESKLNYAYSQRFGYLTACPTNVGTGIRVSVMLHLPALKLTGEIEKVRRAARDMHLAVRGLFGEGSEAIGDLYQISNQSTLGKSEMEILADFETTVVPQIIAYEKQARQALLQQRPEQLDDKIYRALAILKHARMMGTEEVLQLLSHLRLGVNLGRINKIDMKTVNDLFLLTQPAHLQRITGRSMDPVERRAERAAMIRARLKGCEL, from the coding sequence ATGAATATCAACAAGATGACGGATCATGCTGGGGAATGGCTGAGGGGGAGCGGGCCACATCATGATATTGTAATTAGTAGCCGCATCAGGTTGGCGAGAAATATTGCGGGGTTTCCGTTCGTAAATCGTGCGAATGTGCGTCAGCAGCATGAGGTGCTTGCGTTGTGTCATGAACATATTGTCGAGCAGAAGCTTGATGATGATGTGTTATGGATTGATCTGCGAGATAGCCCGCAGTTAGATCGGGAGCTTTTAGTTGAGCGGCATTTGATCAGTAAACAGCATGCCGGTTCGAATAACGAGTTGCCTCGCGCTGTGGCGGTGGGTGTTGATGAAACTTTTGCGATCATGATTAACGAAGAGGATCATTTGCGGATGCAGGTGCTCCGCAGTGGTTTGCAGTTGACTGAGGCTTTTAGCCACATCAATCATCTGGATGATGTACTGGAATCTAAGCTGAATTATGCGTATTCACAGCGATTTGGTTACTTAACGGCTTGCCCAACGAATGTGGGGACCGGGATTCGCGTGAGTGTGATGCTGCACTTGCCGGCGTTGAAGCTGACAGGCGAGATTGAGAAAGTCAGACGTGCGGCCCGGGATATGCATTTAGCTGTGAGAGGGCTGTTTGGGGAAGGGTCTGAGGCGATCGGGGATCTATATCAAATCAGTAATCAGTCGACACTCGGAAAGAGTGAGATGGAGATTTTGGCTGATTTTGAGACGACGGTTGTGCCGCAGATTATTGCATATGAGAAACAGGCGAGACAGGCGCTTTTGCAACAACGACCAGAGCAGTTGGATGATAAGATCTATCGGGCATTGGCGATACTGAAGCACGCTCGGATGATGGGAACTGAAGAGGTCTTGCAACTACTGTCGCATTTGCGATTAGGTGTCAATCTTGGGCGTATCAACAAGATTGATATGAAAACTGTTAATGATTTGTTTTTGCTGACACAGCCCGCGCATTTACAACGGATTACAGGGCGATCGATGGATCCTGTAGAGCGGAGAGCAGAGCGAGCGGCGATGATCAGGGCGCGGCTGAAAGGGTGTGAACTTTAA
- the mutY gene encoding A/G-specific adenine glycosylase produces the protein MFKPHSNTIKAIRSRLLDWYDQNARSLPWRPASPTSAPIPPYYTLVSEAMLQQTQVATVIPYFHRFLETFPTLETLANADEQQVLTLWQGLGYYRRARNLHACAKTIITEHNGIIPSDIDSLLALPGIGQYTAGAIASIAFNQPAPILDGNVIRILSRIFFITDPTDHTPVKKQLWLLADQLVPAPVSTDFRPGDYNQSMMELGALICSPRNPKCDTCPIQKLCKAYADGSPESLPVTLPKSKPRPVNHHILAITHPSQPNTYLLEQRPPTGLWSNMYQLPTLELNHSKDIATDQLAAYAQKHLKIKPQAITPLKTFKHQTTHLTITFHLHAITPAFIPSQLKPKTQWRSLDKLADLPFSNPQLKAIKAMN, from the coding sequence ATGTTCAAACCCCATTCCAATACCATTAAAGCCATCCGTTCCCGCCTACTTGATTGGTACGATCAAAATGCCCGTTCACTCCCTTGGCGACCCGCTTCACCCACATCCGCTCCCATCCCTCCATATTACACGCTTGTCTCCGAGGCCATGCTTCAGCAAACTCAAGTCGCAACCGTCATTCCCTACTTCCACCGTTTCCTCGAAACATTCCCGACGTTAGAAACGCTTGCCAACGCTGATGAGCAGCAAGTCCTCACCCTATGGCAAGGTCTCGGCTATTATCGACGTGCACGTAACCTCCACGCTTGTGCCAAGACCATCATCACCGAACATAACGGCATCATCCCTTCCGATATCGATTCCCTCCTCGCCCTGCCAGGCATCGGCCAGTACACCGCCGGAGCCATTGCCTCTATCGCCTTCAATCAGCCAGCCCCAATCCTCGACGGCAACGTCATCCGCATCCTCTCACGTATCTTTTTCATCACAGACCCCACTGATCACACTCCTGTCAAAAAACAACTCTGGTTACTCGCCGATCAACTCGTCCCCGCTCCCGTAAGTACAGATTTTCGACCCGGCGATTACAATCAGTCTATGATGGAGTTAGGCGCTCTTATCTGCTCACCTCGTAATCCAAAATGCGACACCTGTCCCATTCAGAAACTCTGCAAAGCCTACGCCGACGGCTCCCCCGAATCTCTCCCCGTCACCCTTCCCAAGTCCAAACCCCGTCCCGTCAATCATCACATCCTAGCCATCACCCATCCATCCCAACCCAACACATACCTCTTAGAACAGCGCCCTCCCACTGGCTTGTGGTCAAATATGTACCAACTCCCAACCCTCGAACTCAATCACAGCAAAGACATCGCAACCGATCAACTCGCCGCCTACGCGCAAAAACATCTAAAAATCAAGCCTCAAGCCATCACTCCCCTAAAAACCTTCAAACACCAAACCACCCATCTCACCATCACTTTCCATCTCCATGCCATTACGCCAGCATTCATACCATCACAACTCAAACCCAAAACTCAATGGCGATCGCTCGACAAACTCGCAGATCTTCCTTTTTCAAATCCACAACTAAAAGCAATAAAAGCCATGAACTAA
- a CDS encoding DUF4340 domain-containing protein has protein sequence MNTKSTLILLALVTALGLAYYFMMLSTQSPSSNPIITQRQSELLLTLDGQPLSARQIQQISIIKRGNPEPLTLAKKANTWQQTSPVQFPLDQEYITQLLNAITTLRFTESFPLDSPNIPSTQDIGLEDPHAIITLKLENNTDITIILGNETIGGNAYLTLNQSPTIYVTSNLFQQVLTTAEPQNLWTASLSLPPESKLNQFTLKTPEFSQTFYANGNSWYLNRKATARANTNNIKQLFTQLTPLKIKPLETKLNLTSEQIFSESNTVATLTCSLAGQNYTLKIGPSADLKKQYVYASLASPLTSTDAVFTIDSDTARILTENMNYWQDNKLFDIPKDRFRSMTMRNADQSIRLAVSYNPITATFSYLNPMPSYPIDQQFTNIYINSLLQAEGSAYIALSKPLAKPFASITINQYRSAIAQTINLYSFDSTKHDVTWITTDHGSSNTLTTLAVRPGETVGYLLTDEQLAMLNLSAIDLRDRTMVDLSVDLPNSITLKRSDAPAYKFDNASGDWSLEGTSSRFERLAFNKLLAALSPLRAEQWHSQMELPNHDISLTLTYRQDSPPTEIFINSRTQNAQIQTSKTSSVFKLNKQIIDLLNLEYRDRTILNLLPSQIISININNNQLIARNRRSEYICNGLPISDQSIPASIINALSSLHADRMFVDLPKAEVKQQNIFTIKTKSKTYSMTIYQFDGTSITYGQLTPPSPARTITFTMPKQAAESFDAAVAKLPKLTQ, from the coding sequence ATGAATACGAAATCAACACTCATACTTCTCGCTCTTGTGACCGCGCTCGGTTTAGCCTATTACTTTATGATGCTAAGCACACAATCGCCTTCATCAAACCCCATCATTACGCAGCGGCAATCCGAGCTTCTATTAACCCTAGACGGCCAACCTCTCTCTGCTAGACAAATACAGCAAATTAGTATTATCAAACGCGGTAATCCCGAGCCCCTCACGCTTGCCAAAAAGGCAAATACGTGGCAGCAAACCTCGCCAGTCCAATTTCCTCTCGATCAGGAGTACATCACCCAACTCCTCAATGCGATAACGACACTACGGTTCACAGAATCGTTTCCTCTTGATTCTCCAAATATCCCTTCAACCCAAGATATCGGCCTTGAAGACCCACACGCCATCATCACACTCAAGTTAGAGAACAACACTGATATCACGATTATTTTGGGCAACGAAACAATTGGTGGCAACGCTTATCTTACGCTAAACCAATCTCCAACCATCTATGTCACGAGTAATTTGTTTCAGCAAGTCCTAACAACTGCAGAACCGCAAAATCTCTGGACAGCTTCTCTTTCGCTACCACCCGAATCAAAACTCAATCAATTTACTCTCAAAACGCCAGAATTTAGCCAAACATTTTATGCCAATGGCAATAGCTGGTACCTCAATCGAAAAGCCACCGCACGCGCCAATACGAATAACATTAAGCAGCTCTTCACTCAGCTCACACCCCTCAAAATCAAGCCCCTCGAAACCAAACTTAATCTGACATCCGAGCAGATTTTTTCGGAGTCAAACACCGTAGCCACACTCACCTGTTCACTCGCAGGTCAAAATTACACGCTCAAAATCGGCCCATCTGCTGATCTTAAAAAGCAATATGTCTACGCATCACTAGCCTCACCCTTAACCTCAACAGATGCAGTCTTCACAATAGATTCAGACACCGCTCGTATACTCACTGAAAACATGAACTATTGGCAGGACAATAAACTCTTCGATATACCTAAAGATCGTTTTCGTTCTATGACGATGCGTAATGCAGATCAATCCATACGCCTTGCAGTTAGTTATAACCCCATCACTGCAACGTTCAGCTATCTTAACCCCATGCCAAGCTATCCCATAGATCAGCAATTCACGAACATCTACATCAACAGCCTCCTCCAAGCGGAAGGCTCCGCATATATCGCCCTATCAAAGCCACTAGCAAAACCTTTCGCTTCTATCACAATCAATCAATATCGTTCTGCTATAGCGCAAACGATCAACCTCTATTCGTTCGATAGCACCAAACATGACGTGACATGGATCACAACCGATCATGGTTCATCTAACACACTCACAACGCTTGCTGTGCGTCCCGGCGAAACGGTCGGCTACCTCCTCACCGATGAACAACTCGCAATGCTAAATCTTTCAGCCATCGATTTGCGCGATCGAACCATGGTCGATCTTTCTGTGGATCTTCCCAATTCCATCACGCTGAAGCGTTCCGATGCGCCAGCCTACAAGTTTGACAATGCTAGCGGCGATTGGTCACTCGAAGGAACATCCTCACGGTTTGAACGTCTTGCCTTCAATAAGCTCTTAGCAGCTCTCTCCCCATTACGGGCCGAGCAATGGCACTCGCAAATGGAACTCCCAAATCACGACATCTCGCTAACGCTCACATACAGACAAGATTCACCCCCCACAGAAATTTTCATTAATTCCCGCACTCAAAATGCTCAAATTCAGACCAGTAAAACTAGCAGCGTTTTCAAGCTCAATAAGCAAATCATTGACCTCTTGAATCTTGAGTACCGTGATCGAACAATCCTCAATCTGCTGCCTTCACAGATCATATCGATAAACATTAATAACAATCAATTGATTGCCCGCAATCGACGATCTGAATACATATGTAACGGACTGCCCATATCAGATCAATCTATTCCCGCATCGATAATAAACGCGTTATCGTCTTTGCACGCCGATCGTATGTTTGTTGATTTACCCAAAGCGGAAGTCAAACAACAGAACATTTTTACAATCAAGACAAAATCAAAAACATACTCAATGACGATATATCAGTTTGATGGTACATCAATCACATATGGCCAACTTACCCCGCCATCACCCGCAAGAACAATAACATTTACGATGCCAAAACAGGCTGCCGAATCCTTTGATGCCGCTGTAGCCAAACTCCCCAAACTGACGCAATAA